Within Alphaproteobacteria bacterium, the genomic segment AATAACTGTATCTGTAGGATTGATTGCAGCTTGTACACCTGCAACAACAGCTTCTTGCCCAATATAAAGGTGACAAAATCCGCCTATTAATCCCATTCCATATAATTGGCCAGCTTTTTCTTCAAAACGTCTAATCAATACCATCAATTTATAATAATTTAAATATTCTGCTGAATCTTGGGATTTTAATAAAGAACTGTATGGATGTGTTTTAGCTTTTTTCGATTCTTTTGGCATTTTATTTAAAATCCTCCCTAAGAAATTTCATTTTTGCATTTAAGAATTAAGTATTAAACACACATTTATCATTATGCAAGTGTAAGTAAAACAGAGGAACTATATTTTATTAACTTATTATAAGTTAATAACTTAATATGAGTTAATATTAATGATATGTTATAATATAAATAGCAAATATTTAATAAAAATATCTTATTTTTAACTTAAAAATTAACTAAAATTTTGAAAGTTGCAAAAAACTCATAACAGACCTAAAAAAAATGTATAGTAATTTTAGATAAAATTAATTGGAAAGAATCAACATTATGGGTGGTTATAAATAACCCAATCATTTTTGGTCCCGTAATTTAAAGTTTTTCTTACTTCTTCTTCTAACAAATCGAGATCTAAATTATTTTCATCTGTAATTTTTAAAACTTTCAATTCTAATTTTGCTTTATTTTTTTCTGTTTCTTCCAATAGGCTTTTCGATGTACGAATTTCTTGACGAAGCTGCAACCAACGATGCACACCTCTATCACCTTGAAAAAAATGGTATACAAAATAAATAAGCAAACAAATTGCGATAACAGGAGGCACAATATGTTTAATATGCCGCTTTAATTCATAAATGATGCCCATGTTATTTATACAGCAATTTAAATTAGAACTTGTTACAAATAAATTACTAGGTTTCTGCGATTGTAAGAATTATACTCTTATATAACAAGCTTTATTTATAAAGTTGACAGAAACCCCCAGATATTTTGTTAAATTGTGTGTCATTTTTTTAAAATTCAGTTTCTATTCTTATTATTAGGATTATTCCTGATTAATCCCTGTAAAGGTGCAGATATTTATGTAACTGTGATTAATTTTCAAAGTGATCAAGGTCAAGTTACAGGCGGATTATATCAAAGCGCCAATTTTCTTGATAAAACCCAACGCTTGCAATTTGCCCAATCTATCATCAAAAATAAAAAAGCATATTTGCATTTTAAAAATGTTCCAGCTGGGCATTATGCGGTTAGTCTTTTACATGATATAAATCAAAATGGAATGATGGATTATAATTGGGTTGGGATCCCCATCGAAGGATATGGATTTAGTAATAATGCTAAACCTAGTTTATTGGGCCCACCTTCTGGTAAAGAGGCAGAGTTTTTAATCAATAATCAAGATATTGCAATAACTATTTCTATAAACTATTGGTGATTATTCATTTATGTTTTTGTATTTTGCAAGTGGACCTAACTCTTCTTCAATACGTAAAAGTTGATTATATTTAGCCAAACGTTCAGAACGCGACAATGACCCAGTTTTAATCTGGCCACAATTTGCTGCCACAGCTAAATCAGCAATAAATGTATCTTCAGTTTCACCTGAACGATGGGACATCATTGTCTTATAACCAGCACGATGTGCTATATCCATAGCTTCCATTGTTTCGGTTAATGTCCCAATTTGGTTTACTTTCACAAGCAAAGCATTGGCCGTTTTTTGTTTAATACCCTGTTTTAGTCTTTTTGGATTAGTTACAAAAAGATCATCACCAACCAATTGTACCTTTGAGCCAAGAGTTTTTGTTAATTCTTGCCAGCCTTCCCAATCATCTTCGGCCATACCATCTTCGATAGAAATAACAGGATAATTTTTAATAATAGATTCATAAAATTTAATTAATCCTGGAGCATCAAATTTTTGTTTTTCACCTAACCAATGATATATACCATTTTTATAAAGTTCCGTTGCAGCTACATCAAGTGCAATAGCGATATCGGAACCACTTTTGTAGCCAGCCTTTTCAATAGCTTTAATTAAAAAATCTAGCACATTTTTTGTATCTGCCATATCTGGGGCAAACCCACCTTCATCACCTACATTTGTATTATGTCCTGCTTTTTTCAATTCAGCTTTCAATGCTTGGAAAACCTCTGCCCCCATTTTCATAGCTTCTGAAAAAGATTTGGCACCTTTTGGTACAATCATAAATTCTTGACAATCAAGGGGATTATCAGCATGCGCCCCCCCGTTAATTACATTCATAAAGGGAACAGGTAAAATATGAGCATAAGTGCCACCAAGATAACGATAAAGGGGTATATCTTTCTCTGTAGCTGCCGCTCTTGCAACCGCAAAACTTACACTTAAAAGGCCATTAGCCCCTAATCTTGATTTATTTTCTGTACCATCAAGCTGTATCATATTTTGATCAATAAGCATTTGATGGTTAGCATCAAATCCACATAAAAGCTGCGCAATTTCTGTATTAATCACATCAACTACTTTACTAACACCTTTACCACCATAGGCTTTTTCTTGATCGCGTACCTCAATAGCTTCAAATTGTCCTGTTGATGCGCCTGAAGGTGCAGCTGCACGCCCGATAATACCTGTTTCAAGCTCTACATCAACTTCAACTGTTGGGTTACCACGACTATCAAAAATTTGTCGGGCACGAATATCAACAATAGCTGTCATAATATTTCCTTTTCAACCTAGTTTAGAGTTTAACAAAGTTAATTTTACGGGATGCGCCACAAGTTCTTCATCAATAAGTCTTTTTCCATAGGCAATATCTGGCGCCATATACCGATCTTCTTTCCAAGGAGCAACTTGCCCTCGGACCAACTGAACAATGTTTTCTAAAATAGGGCTAGTTTTATGAGGCGCACGAAATCCTATACCTTGAACAGCCGCTAAAAGTTCTATAGCAAGAATTGTTTTAACATTATCAGCCATTTCTATAAGACGTCGTGCTGCAAAAGTTGCCATACTGACATGATCTTCTTGATTGGCTGATGTTGGTAAACTATCCACACTTGCAGGATGAGCTAGACTTTTATTTTCACTGGCCAAAGCTGCAGCAGTTACATGCGCAATCATAAAACCAGAGTTTAATCCAGGCTCTTCTACTAAAAAAGGTGGTAACCCACTTATACTACTATCAATTAGCAAAGCTATTCTTCTTTCAGATAAGGCGCCTATTTCTGAAACAGCAACAGCCATAGCATCGGCAGCTAAGGCAACAGGTTCAGCATGAAAATTACCACCTGACAAAACTTGATCATCATCCGCAAAAATCAAGGGATTATCAGAAACAGCATTAACCTCTCTTTCAATGATATAAGCTGCATGTTTTAAATGATCAAAACATGCGCCCATAACTTGGGGTTGACAACGCAATGAATAAGGATCTTGGACCCGTTCACAATTGATATGGGATTGACGAATTTTACTGTCTTTCAAAAGATAGCGTAAAATTGATGCAACTTCAATCTGGCCTGTTTGATTTCTTACAGCATGGATACGTGCATCAAATGGAGCATCACTTCCAGCCGCTGCATCAACACTTAAAGCACCAATTGTTAATGCTGACTTAAAACAAATATCAGATTGCAATAAAGAAAAAACTGCAAGTGCAGTTGATGCTTGACTTCCATTTAATAAAGCTAATCCTTCTTTAGCTGCAAGTTCAATAGGTGCTAATTTTAATAAACTTAAAACTTCTGAGGCAGGAAGAATTTTACCTTTTAAACTTATCTGACCAACCCCTAAAAGAGCTGTCGAAAGATGTGCAAGGGGAGCAAGATCACCTGACGCACCAACAGAACCTTTAGAAGGAATACAAGGATAAGCATCTTCATTTAATAAACGAAGCAACATTTTAATAACATGAGCTCGGACCCCCGAATAACCACGCGCCAAACTATTTATTTTAATGATTAAAATTAAACGTACGATAGTATCATCTAATAAATTCCCTGTCCCTGCCGCATGGGATAAAACTAATCTTTTCTGTAACTCTTGCAGATTATCTTTATCAATATGGCTTTGGGCCAAACGCCCAAATCCAGTATTAATTCCATAAACAACCTGTCCACTTGCCAAAATTTCCTCAATTGTTCTAACGCTTTCGTCAATACCATGCCAACACGAAGAATCAAGTTCCACTTTTTTATAAGGTTTAACCATTAAAAGTTTTAAATCTTCAAGGGTTAACATACCTGGACGTAATATATATAACATATCAGTACCCATAACTAATGCTTTTTTAAATATTTTTTACAGGTTGTAGGTTAATTCTAAAAATTTGTAATAAGTAATTCATTCAAAACTAAGTTGATAGTTTTTTTTGTAAAATTTTATTAATAAGATCTGGATTACCCTTTCCGCTAGTTGCTTTCATGGCTTGGCCAACAAAAAATCCAAAAAGTTTTTCTTTACCTGAACGATATTCCTGTACCTTATCAGCATTTTGTTCAAGCACTTTATCAATAGCTTGTTCGAGAGCCGCAGTATCTGTAATTTGCCGCAAATTTTTATTTTCAACAATTGATAAGGCCGGTTGCCCGGTTTCAACCATATCTGCCAAAATATCTTTGGCAATTCGGCCTGAGATAACATTTTGAGAAATTAAATCTAAAAGTTCACCTAAAGCTTTAGATGACACAGGGGATTTTGTAATATCCAAACTCTTACTATTAAGATGGGCAAATAATTCACCAATAACCCAATTTGCAGCCAATTTTGGATCACGATCTTGGGCAACTTGTTCATAATAATCAGCTATTTCTCTTTCTGTTACTAGAACATCTGCGTCATAGGGTGTAAGACCAAATTTGCTAACAAAGCGATTTTTCTTTATATCTGGTAATTCTGGCAAATTATCTTTAATTCGTTTAATTAAATTAGAATCTAATTCAAGAGGTAAAAGATCTGGATCTGCAAAATACCTATAATCATGGGCATTTTCTTTACTGCGCATTGAACGCGTAATCCCACGATTAGAATCAAATAGCCTTGTTTCTTGAATAATTGCTCCTCCCTCTTCTAAAAGATCAATTTGTCTTTTTGCCTCAAAATCTACAGCTTGCTGTACAAAACGAACAGAATTAACATTTTTTATTTCGCAGCGTGTACCCCATTTTTCTCCTGGACGGCAGACAGATACATTTACATCACATCGCATAGACCCTTCTTCCATATTTCCATCACATGTACCCAAATAACGTAAAATACTACGTAATTTTTTAAGATATAACGCGGCTTCTTCTGCGGAACGTATATCAGGCTCTGAAACAATTTCCATTAAGGCCACCCCAGAACGATTAAGGTCAACATATGTTTTATTTGGATGTTGATCATGCATACTTTTTCCTGCATCTTGTTCCAAATGTAATCTTGTAATGCGTATAGATTTTTGTTGGTTACCTGGTAAATCAAGAATTATATTACCCTTCCCTACAATTGGATGATGATATTGAGAAATTTGATATCCTTGAGGTAAATCCGCATAAAAATAATTTTTACGATCAAAAACTGAATATGTATTAATATGGGCATTTAATCCCAAACCCGTTTTGATTGCCTGCTCAACACAATAACTATTAATAACCGGTAACATCCCAGGCATTG encodes:
- a CDS encoding septum formation initiator family protein, whose protein sequence is MGIIYELKRHIKHIVPPVIAICLLIYFVYHFFQGDRGVHRWLQLRQEIRTSKSLLEETEKNKAKLELKVLKITDENNLDLDLLEEEVRKTLNYGTKNDWVIYNHP
- a CDS encoding DUF2141 domain-containing protein, with the protein product MINFQSDQGQVTGGLYQSANFLDKTQRLQFAQSIIKNKKAYLHFKNVPAGHYAVSLLHDINQNGMMDYNWVGIPIEGYGFSNNAKPSLLGPPSGKEAEFLINNQDIAITISINYW
- the eno gene encoding phosphopyruvate hydratase yields the protein MTAIVDIRARQIFDSRGNPTVEVDVELETGIIGRAAAPSGASTGQFEAIEVRDQEKAYGGKGVSKVVDVINTEIAQLLCGFDANHQMLIDQNMIQLDGTENKSRLGANGLLSVSFAVARAAATEKDIPLYRYLGGTYAHILPVPFMNVINGGAHADNPLDCQEFMIVPKGAKSFSEAMKMGAEVFQALKAELKKAGHNTNVGDEGGFAPDMADTKNVLDFLIKAIEKAGYKSGSDIAIALDVAATELYKNGIYHWLGEKQKFDAPGLIKFYESIIKNYPVISIEDGMAEDDWEGWQELTKTLGSKVQLVGDDLFVTNPKRLKQGIKQKTANALLVKVNQIGTLTETMEAMDIAHRAGYKTMMSHRSGETEDTFIADLAVAANCGQIKTGSLSRSERLAKYNQLLRIEEELGPLAKYKNINE
- the hutH gene encoding histidine ammonia-lyase, which produces MLYILRPGMLTLEDLKLLMVKPYKKVELDSSCWHGIDESVRTIEEILASGQVVYGINTGFGRLAQSHIDKDNLQELQKRLVLSHAAGTGNLLDDTIVRLILIIKINSLARGYSGVRAHVIKMLLRLLNEDAYPCIPSKGSVGASGDLAPLAHLSTALLGVGQISLKGKILPASEVLSLLKLAPIELAAKEGLALLNGSQASTALAVFSLLQSDICFKSALTIGALSVDAAAGSDAPFDARIHAVRNQTGQIEVASILRYLLKDSKIRQSHINCERVQDPYSLRCQPQVMGACFDHLKHAAYIIEREVNAVSDNPLIFADDDQVLSGGNFHAEPVALAADAMAVAVSEIGALSERRIALLIDSSISGLPPFLVEEPGLNSGFMIAHVTAAALASENKSLAHPASVDSLPTSANQEDHVSMATFAARRLIEMADNVKTILAIELLAAVQGIGFRAPHKTSPILENIVQLVRGQVAPWKEDRYMAPDIAYGKRLIDEELVAHPVKLTLLNSKLG
- the gatB gene encoding Asp-tRNA(Asn)/Glu-tRNA(Gln) amidotransferase subunit GatB produces the protein MDENQKNYLQGKTGAWEVVIGLEVHAQITSQSKLFSGAATDFGAEPNTQVSLVDAAMPGMLPVINSYCVEQAIKTGLGLNAHINTYSVFDRKNYFYADLPQGYQISQYHHPIVGKGNIILDLPGNQQKSIRITRLHLEQDAGKSMHDQHPNKTYVDLNRSGVALMEIVSEPDIRSAEEAALYLKKLRSILRYLGTCDGNMEEGSMRCDVNVSVCRPGEKWGTRCEIKNVNSVRFVQQAVDFEAKRQIDLLEEGGAIIQETRLFDSNRGITRSMRSKENAHDYRYFADPDLLPLELDSNLIKRIKDNLPELPDIKKNRFVSKFGLTPYDADVLVTEREIADYYEQVAQDRDPKLAANWVIGELFAHLNSKSLDITKSPVSSKALGELLDLISQNVISGRIAKDILADMVETGQPALSIVENKNLRQITDTAALEQAIDKVLEQNADKVQEYRSGKEKLFGFFVGQAMKATSGKGNPDLINKILQKKLST